DNA sequence from the Verrucomicrobiota bacterium genome:
CTTTGAGGTATCGGGTTTGCAAATCCTGAATACGCCGGAAGACTTGGTGGGTATTGGGCATGTGAGAAAATTGGGAGTAAATTCACGACTATGCAATTAATATCGTGAAAAGAACGGTTTTTTTTCTTGTTTTAACGATATTATCCAGCCAGTGATGCCCTGATGGATCGGGACCCCAAAAGACAGGGACCCCAAAAAACGTCATTTCGTGGCTTTTGACTACAAATCTAGGGGGCCAGTATGACGTCCAAGGATTTACCACTCTCTCAGTTTTTTGGGGTCTATTCGAGAGGAGAGATGCTTTCTTCGAACGACCCGCTCATCCCTCTGCGATTGTTTCCTACTTGTGAGGAGTGAAGGCCTGCCTTTTTTTAAGGTGGCTCGAGCGGGATTGAGGCATAGCGGAGAAGAGAGCGTGTTTTTATCTACCGAGTGACTTGGCGAAAGCCCGATCGGAGGAAACTCCAACCTTTACTCATTCATAGTGAAAATCGCCGCTGGAAAGGTCGGTTTCCTCCGTCAGTGGGTGCTTTGAAGTGTCGACGAACTTGGCGTCCTTGCTCACGAGCTGACCGTAAAGCTCGGGTCGGCGATCCTTTAAATAGAAATAGTCTGGCGCGGGATGGGTGCGCCCGTAGAAGGCCGGAACGCAGTCGCAGACCAGGAGGGTGTCCTGCTCGTGGTCGGCGGCGACAATGATTTCGCCGTGAGGCGAGCAAACCATTGAGTTTCCGCGGTAGTGCCAGGAGTCGCCGTCCCGGGTTTCGTAACCGCAGCGGTTCACGTAGGCGAAAAACAGGTTGTTGGCGTAGGCGTTCGCCGGGAATTGCACCTTGGCCACATCAGGGTAGGGGACGCTGCTCATGCGGCCGTCGGGTAGGCGGTAAAAGGTGTCCGCCGCGGTGGGACCGACAATCAACTTCGCTCCCTTCAGCGCGAGGATGCGCATCAGCTCGGGGAACTCACACTCGTAGCAGTTGACTACGCCGACGGGAAAGCCGGCGATGTTATGCACGGGGTAATCGCTGTTGCCAACGTCCCAGTTGTCCC
Encoded proteins:
- a CDS encoding nitrilase-related carbon-nitrogen hydrolase, yielding MANESSFLLNDGTPHLGPTVESAYRKLQVRTSIYDELPKHGSGIRLAIYQAQGACGDGATEQNLARLEMAVAKAKQYHAQCIAFPEIYLQGYTQNPETAHATAETSDGPSITRIREIAQEHQMGIIVSYGERIEGQDRTYYYDSIAVIDEHGALLDSYPKCHLYGQQERDNWDVGNSDYPVHNIAGFPVGVVNCYECEFPELMRILALKGAKLIVGPTAADTFYRLPDGRMSSVPYPDVAKVQFPANAYANNLFFAYVNRCGYETRDGDSWHYRGNSMVCSPHGEIIVAADHEQDTLLVCDCVPAFYGRTHPAPDYFYLKDRRPELYGQLVSKDAKFVDTSKHPLTEETDLSSGDFHYE